The Haloprofundus salinisoli region CGCTGGACGCGGCGGCGTTGATGCCGTGCAGGAGGACGAGGTCCGGGTCGTCGGGGTCGCCCGCCTCGGTGTAGGCGACGTTCGTCCCGCGCCAGCGATACGTGCGCTGCTCGCCGATGAGCCCCGGTTCGAGTTCACCCGCGGCCTGCGTGAGCATCCGGTTCGCGGCCGCGACTGCACCGATACCGAGGACGGCACCGCCGATGGCTCGTCGGAGTGTCATACCGACTCGACGGGGGCGAGAGACTTGATAGCTACGCCCATCTGCGCGAAGCTCAGTCGACGACGGTCACGTCGAACGTCGAGCGCCAGCGGTAGCGCCGACCGCCCCACCGGAACGTCGGCACGACGAGCGCGTAGCAAAAGGCCAGTGAAACGAGCAGCGCCGACGGGTACGCCAACAGCCACGTCGAGCGGTCGACGCCGAAGAACCGGTACGCGAGGTACGTCGCCGCAGTCAGCGTCGCGGCGGCGACAATCGGCGCGACCAGGCAGAACAGCGCGACGAGCGAGACGGACGCGAACGCGACGACACCGCCGACGGGGTTCGGGACGGTGACGATCTTGACGAACCGGACCAGCCGGTCGTGGACCGTCCGCGGGTCGCCTTCGACCGGCACGAGCGTCAGCTCCGAACGGAGCGTCGTCAGTTCGTCGCCGAGGTACTCCCACAGCAGGCCGTCGTCGCTGACGGTCCGGCGCAGATCCGAGACGTACGCGTCGAGGTCCAGTTGGTCGCGCCGGAAGGTGACGCCGCCGCCCCACGGGGCGTTCGCCACCCACACCGCGAGCGTGACGGCGAACACGAGAAACGGTTCGACCGCCCGCCAGTAGCCGTCGCCGACGAACACCGGGAGCGCCGACACCGCGCCGTGCTCCTCGCCGAGCGCCTTCATCCGGTTCAGCCACTCGTCGTCGCGCGGCACGTCGTCGTCGGTGAGGACGAGTCGCTCTTGGTCCGCCCGTTCGAGCGCGTACGCCAGCGCGTTGGCCTTCGCCGAGCAGCCGACCGGGTCGCCCGCGACGAGGATACGGACGCCGTCGGGAGCGTCGTGACTCGCCACCGGGTCGGTCGGCCGGTCGCAGACGACGAACAGTTCGTCGTCGGGACCGAGT contains the following coding sequences:
- a CDS encoding glycosyltransferase family 2 protein, with the protein product MASVILPTTTWTDSCESLAAQLGPDDELFVVCDRPTDPVASHDAPDGVRILVAGDPVGCSAKANALAYALERADQERLVLTDDDVPRDDEWLNRMKALGEEHGAVSALPVFVGDGYWRAVEPFLVFAVTLAVWVANAPWGGGVTFRRDQLDLDAYVSDLRRTVSDDGLLWEYLGDELTTLRSELTLVPVEGDPRTVHDRLVRFVKIVTVPNPVGGVVAFASVSLVALFCLVAPIVAAATLTAATYLAYRFFGVDRSTWLLAYPSALLVSLAFCYALVVPTFRWGGRRYRWRSTFDVTVVD